A window from Bufo bufo chromosome 1, aBufBuf1.1, whole genome shotgun sequence encodes these proteins:
- the LOC120999963 gene encoding uncharacterized protein LOC120999963: MREVANSAKNANLGMNVPCVAGAMGLADVLEGVDKGGGIVLQKGQTPVRVERMVGHLNRYPNQELAEFLYSGFKFGFHIPSHPLPVLEKRKNLRSALQFPDIVTGKLAKEVSLGRMDGPFVTSPISNLRVSPLGLIPKKEPNKFRLIHHLSFPKGASVNEGIDPELCSVVYASFDAAVEWVRKLGPGTLLAKCDIEAAFRLLPVHPDSLYLLGCFWNGAYFVDRCLPMGCSISCAYFERFSSFLEWVVVQESGCHSVIHYLDDFLCLGPGGSRVCSLLLSTLQSVFECFGVPLAVDKTVGPATELSFLGIVIDTQRMECRLPVDKVSDLRTEVAAALTAKKIRLRDLQSLLGKLNFACRILPMGRIFSRRLASATGGVVSPHHFIRLGRELKGDLKVWDSFLKQFNGRALVMGGVVDAFDFELFTDAAGGAGFGAYCEGQWCAGRWPESWVRKGWVKNVALLELFPIVLAVTLWGEKFRHKKVRFHCDNLGVVQAINRVTASSPPVICLLQQLVLRCLSLNAWVFAVHVPGSSNCIADALSRFQWERFRQLAPEASQVGLVCPESLWEILEVMPRY; encoded by the exons atgaggGAAGTTGCAAATTCGGCCAAAAATGCAAATTTAGGCATGAATGTTCcgtgtgtggcgggggccatggggctagcagatgttttagagggggtagacaaagggggggggatagTTTTGCAAAAGGGGCAGACCCCAGTGCGAGTGGAAAGGATGGTGGGGCATCTAAATAGATATCCGAACCAGGAGTTAGCTGAATTTTTGTATTCAGGGTTTAAGTTCGGTTTTCATATACCTTCACACCCGTTACCAGTCTTAGAGAAGCGGAAGAATTTGCGCTCGGCATTGCAGTTCCCGGACATAGTGACAGGAAAGTTAGCTAAAGAGGTTTCCCTAGGGAGGATGGATGGTCCGTTTGTTACATCACCCATCAGTAACTTGCGAGTTTCCCCTTTGGGTTTGAtccctaagaaggagcctaataAATTTAGGCTCATCCACCATTTATCATTCCCtaagggtgcgtcggtcaatgagggcatTGACCCGGAACTTTGTTCTGTGGTTTATGcctcctttgatgcggctgtggagtGGGTAAGGAAGCTGGGTCCGGGTACCCTGTTGGCAAAATGTGACATTGAAGCGGCATTTCGGTTGTTGCCAGTTCACCCGGATAGTTTGTATTTACTGGGTTGTTTTTGGAATGGCgcttattttgtggataggtgtttgccaatgggctgttcaatatcgtgtgcatattttgagcgtttcagttcttttctggagtgGGTGGTGGTTCAGGAATCAGGTTGTCACTCTgtcattcattatttggatgatttcctgTGTTTGGGGCCGGGGGGATCCAGGGTTTGTTCGTTGTTGTTATCCACATTACAGTCTGTTTTTGAGTGTTTTGGAGTCCCGTTAGCggtggacaaaacggtggggccgGCTACTGAGCTAAGTTTTTTGGGTATTGTCATAGATACAcagcggatggagtgtaggctaccAGTAGACAAAGTGTCAGATTTAAGAACAGAGGTGGCGGCGGCATTGACAGCAAAAAAGATTCGTCTGCGGGACCTGCAGTCTTTGTTGGGCAAATTAAATTTTGCATGCAGAATCCTACCTATGGGCCGCATTTTTAGTAGGAGGTTGGCTTCGGCGACAGGAGGGGTGGTGTCTCCCCACCATTTTATTAGACTAGGCAGGGAGTTGAAAGGGGATTTGAAAGTTTGGGATTCCTTTTTAAAACAGTTTAATGGCAGAGCATTAGTTATGGGGGGGGTGGTTGATGCGTTTGATTTCGAATTGTTTACGGATGCTGCGGGTGGAGCGGGTTTTGGGGCGTACTGTgaagggcagtggtgtgcgggtcggTGGCCTGAGTCCTGGGTACGAAAAGGGTGGGTAAAAAACGTGGCATTGTTGGAACTCTTCCCCATTGTGTTGGCAGTCACGCTCTGGGGGGAGAAGTTTCGGCACAAGAAGGTTCGTttccattgtgacaacttgggagTTGTGCAAGCCATCAACAGGGTAACGGCTTCTTCCCCCCCAGTTATTTGCCTATTGCAGCAGTTGGTTCTCCGGTGTTTGTCCCTTAATGCTTGGGTGTTTGCGGTGCATGTGCCTGGTTCCTCTAACTGTATAGCTGACgcactttctcgttttcagtgggagcggtttcgccAGCTGGCCCCGGAGGCGAGTCAGGTCGGATTGGTGTGTCCAGAGTCGTTGTGGGAGATCCTGGAG GTGATGCCCCGTTATTAG